Proteins encoded by one window of Canis lupus dingo isolate Sandy chromosome 10, ASM325472v2, whole genome shotgun sequence:
- the CLEC4F gene encoding C-type lectin domain family 4 member F, whose protein sequence is MGGAWWGAAPEAKGEMGGDRVHFCTGSQRVSLRPPGLDSAAGAPVAPRKLRLAQTTVAVMAVTLVSSLVALVVVVLQKPGSPPVPFQQFQASTPTPGDKAAAEQLPAEPHDPHRSDGLAELQETIQMFKSHVENSNTWSTEIWMLTCRVDNVSSQIQVLSGHLEDASADIQMVKGILQDANTLSFQTQMLRSSMEGASAEIQKLKGDLENANALNSQTHSFLKNSLENASIGLHMLSGGLGNANTEIAILKAGLKMANAQAQWANSSLKDANAQIHVLRGQLASVDDLRAENRVLRSSLEGANAEIQRVKGSVQNANALNSQTQTFLRGSLDNTSSEIQLLRGHFKRTGDEILLLKRDLETVTAQTQVTSNHLERTDAQIQLLKTELENANALDPKIQVLSSYLKNASSEIQTLKQRVEAAASLVSKTQMLESNLQKANAENQQLKWDLENTKTLIKKIQEKQNGLETIREAFGSQEQLQRTQNQLLHLILQGWEAHGASLYYFSHVKKSWHEAERFCVSQGAHLASVTSEEEQAFLTRFTSTSHHWIGLTDGGHEGVWRWADGTPFSAGRSPAFWGSHQPDNWQHEDGRTEDCVHMQHKWNDMLCDTPYHWVCKKPTGQRVA, encoded by the exons GGCTGGACTCGGCGGCGGGGGCTCCCGTGGCCCCCAGGAAGCTAAGGCTCGCTCAGACCACCGTGGCAGTTATGGCTGTGACTCTTGTCTCCTCGCTGGTGGCTCTCGTTGTTGTGG TCCTGCAGAAGCCAGGATCCCCGCCCGTGCCCTTTCAGCAGTTTCAAGCCTCGACTCCGACTCCGGGAGACAAGGCCGCGGCCGAGCAGCTACCCGCGGAGCCGCACG ATCCCCACCGCTCTGACGGGCTGGCAGAGTTGCAAGAGACTATCCAGATGTTTAAAAGCCATGTGGAGAATTCCAACACCTGGAGCACGGAGATCTGGATGTTGACTTGCAGAGTGGACAATGTCAGTTCTCAGATCCAGGTGCTCAGTGGGCATCTGGAAGATGCCAGCGCTGACATCCAGATGGTAAAAGGCATTCTACAGGATGCCAATACCTTGAGTTTCCAGACCCAGATGTTGAGGAGTTCAATGGAGGGGGCCAGTGCGGAGATCCAGAAGCTAAAAGGAGatctggaaaatgcaaatgcTTTAAATTCCCAGACccatagtttcttaaaaaacagtTTAGAAAATGCCAGCATTGGTCTCCACATGCTGAGTGGAGGCTTAGGAAATGCCAACACTGAAATTGCAATATTGAAGGCAGGGCTGAAAATGGCAAATGCCCAGGCCCAGTGGGCAAACAGTAGTTTAAAGGATGCTAATGCTCAGATTCATGTTTTGAGAGGCCAACTGGCTAGTGTTGATGATTTAAGGGCTGAAAACCGGGTTTTAAGAAGCAGTTTGGAAGGAGCCAATGCTGAGATCCAGAGGGTCAAGGGAAGCGTGCAAAATGCCAATGCTTTAAACTCCCAGACCCAGACTTTTCTAAGAGGCAGTTTAGACAACACCAGCTCGGAGATTCAGTTATTAAGAGGTCATTTCAAAAGGACTGGGGATGAGATTCTCTTGTTAAAAAGAGATTTGGAAACAGTCACTGCCCAGACCCAGGTAACAAGCAACCATCTGGAGCGGACAGATGCTCAGATCCAATTATTAAAAACAGAGCTTGAAAATGCCAATGCCTTAGATCCCAAGATTCAGGTGTTAAGCAGTTATCTGAAAAATGCCAGCAGTGAGATACAGACCCTAAAACAAAGAGTGGAAGCTGCTGCATCGTTAGTTTCCAAGACCCAGATGTTAGAGAGCAATCTGCAGAAGGCCAATGCCGAGAACCAGCAGTTAAAGTGGGATTTAGAGAACACCAAAACGCTAATTAAGAAAATCCAGGAGAAGCAGAATGGCCTGGAGACAATCCGTGAGGCCTTTGGTTCCCAGGAGCAGCTACAGAGGACCCAAA ATCAGCTTCTTCACCTGATCCTGCAAGGCTGGGAGGCCCATGGCGCCAGCTTGTACTACTTCTCTCACGTCAAGAAGTCCTGGCACGAGGCAGAGCGCTTCTGTGTGTCGCAGGGAGCCCACCTGGCCTCAGTGACGTCAGAGGAGGAGCAG GCCTTTCTGACGCGGTTCACGAGCACGTCCCACCACTGGATCGGCCTCACGGACGGGGGCCACGAGGGCGTCTGGCGCTGGGCAGACGGGACACCGTTCAGCGCTGGCCGGAGCCCGGC GTTTTGGGGCAGCCATCAGCCAGACAACTGGCAGCACGAGGACGGCCGGACGGAGGACTGCGTCCACATGCAGCACAAGTGGAACGACATGCTCTGCGACACCCCCTATCACTGGGTGTGCAAGAAGCCCACCGGCCAACGCGTGGCCTGA